The Anabaena sp. PCC 7108 region CTCAGTTAAGAATAGTTCTGTACAGCGCTTAATTTCCATCAGCGGTACATTGGGATACTTCTCGGCATCTAAAATCGAGAAGAAGACAAATTGTTCAACGTTAGCAGCTTTCGCAGCTTGAATTAATGCTACTTTGCCATCCCAATCCACCTGCTTAATAGTGAGTGAGTCTGTGGGGCGAGATGTAGACGCATCAATAACTGCGGTTACACCTTCTAATGCTCCCTCTAAGGTTTGGGGATAACACAAGTCACCTCTTACGAGTTCTGCACCCCATTCTTTCAGAAAAGCAGCTTTTTTGGGACTGCGAACTAAACAACGCACTTTATACCCCTCATCGATTGCACGACGAGCCACTTGTCTTCCTAAGGTGCCAGTGGCACCGACGATTAATAATGTCATGGGGTCTTTATAAATTTTAATGTTTTATGAAAAGAATCTTAACAGAATTATCCTATGTAAATAAAAATTTACATTAATTTTTAGAAAAAGGAATTGGGGATTAGGGACTGGGAACTGAAAAAATCATCTCTTCTTCCCTCTGCTCCCTGTCCCTCTGCTCCCCGCTCGTCTATTCTTCTGCACCCTGGATTTTAAGTAATAATGCACCTAAGGCCCAACCTACGAAGATTAAACCGAAGGATAATAAAGCTGCATTTAAGATTTCGCCGCCCATTTGCTGTGATTCTCCTTTGTGAATGGCTTGTTTATGTTTCCCGTTGTGGTGACTACTCGATTTGACTTGAAGGTTCAAATCTCATTTTTGCTAGTCCAGGGACTCAGGTAAACTAGGTCTAATAGAAACTCCACAAGAGGTACTTTTAGATTAGACCTGTGTGAACAATTTTAAACTACTTTAGCAGTTAATCTCCACGGGTTGGGCGGCAAATCCTTGTGCTTGTCGGAAGAGGGGTAAATTAATGACAATTACTATGAATGCGATTTAGGTAGCAAATGAATCCTTTTAAAGATAAACGTCCACGTTTGGCGCTGACGCTGGGAGATCCTGCGGGAATTGGCACAGAGGTAATTTTGAAGGCTTTAGCAGATCCGGAAGTTGGCAAAAACTGTGATCTGGTTGTGGTAAGTAGCGGGGATTTACTGTTACGTACTTACAAAAATTTAACAGCAAGTTCAGTATGTTTGGCAAATCCAGCAGAATTGTCTGTGATTGATGTGCCTACTACGGGTGAAATTATTCCCGGTGTGGGTAATGCAGCAAGTGGGACGGCGAGTTTTGCTTATATGGAATATGCCATATCTCAAACTTTAGCTGGTGAATTTGATGCTATTGTGACAGCACCGATTGCTAAATCTGCTTGGAAATCGGCTGGTTACAATTATCCTGGACAAACGGAACTTTTAGCCCAAAAGGCTGGTGTTGAGCGTTTTGGAATGTTGTTTGTAGGGCGATCGCCTTTTACTGGTTGGACAATCCGCGCTCTACTTGCTACCACACATATTCCTTTACGTCAAGTAGCTGATACTTTAACACCGCAATTATTAACTCAGAAACTTGATTTATTAGTGGAGTGTTTAGAGAGAGATTTTGGGATCAAAAATGGGAGAATTGCGATCGCAGGTTTGAATCCCCACAGCGGTGAAATGGGACAACTGGGAACCGAAGAAATAGATTGGTTAATTCCCTGGATAGAGTCAGAAAGGTGCAAGCGTCCAAATATGCAGTTAGAGGGACCAATACCACCAGATACGATGTGGGTGAAACCGGGTATTGCTTGGTATGGAAATGCTGAAATCAAAAATCCGGCTGATGGGTATTTAGCACTTTATCACGACCAAGGTTTAATTCCGGTGAAGTTGATGGCTTTTGATCGGGCTGTAAATACTACGATTGGTTTACCTTTTGTACGAACTTCCCCTGATCATGGAACAGCTTTTGATATTGCGGGTAAGGGAATTGCTGACGCGACGAGTATGAAAGAGGCGATTAATTTGGCGGTAGAATTGGTTAATCGCAGGTTGGCTGTGTAAGTTGTGGTGTGTCTTATTCACCCACCCTGAATATCTAACCTAGAGAGATGTAAGTTGTGAGGTGTAGTTTAAATACTAAACACCATGAACATCCAACCCAGAGAACTCAGGAATTACCTAAAAGTAGATGGTACAAATCCTTTTGATAATTGGTTTGATTCTCTAAGAGATAGAAAAGTCAAATCTAAAATTAGAGCCAGACTTGATAGAGTTGAAGATGTTAATTTAGGATACTGCGAATCTGTACGGTTGTTTTTAAGAAAGCCTACAGTGTAGGTTATCGGGTGTACTTTCTGACAAAAGACCCCCATGAACATCCAACCCAGAGAACTCAGGAATTACCTAAAAGTAGATGGTACAAATCCTTTTGATAATTGGTTTGATTCTCTAAGAGATAGAAAAGTCAAATCTAAAATTAGAGCCAGACTTGATAGAGTTGAAGATGGTAATTTAGGAGACTGTAAATCTGTTGGAGAAAGTGTATTTGAACTTAGAATCGACTATGGACCAGGCTACCGTATATACTTTGGACAAGAAGGGTTAAAAATTATTCTGCTCTTATGTGGTGGTGACAAAAGCACTCAAGTCCAAGATATTCGTAAAGCTAAAGAATATTGGGAAGATTATCGGAGTCAAAATGATGTCTAGAAGTACAAGCTATCACGAAAAACTAATTAAAGACTTACAAGATCCACTAGAAGCAGCAGCTTATATTGAAGTAGTTATAGAAGAAGGCGATCCAAAAATGTTAAATAAGGCGCTCAAAAATGTGATTGAGGCTCAAGGTGGAATTGATAGATTTTCCGTAGAAGTACAGCAATCTTACGAAAAATTTGCACAAATTCTTTCTGAAAAAGGAGAAATTGAATTTTATTCTTTAAGTACCTTACTTGATGCTTTAGGATTGCAGTTAGCAGTAACAGTGAAGTCAGCTTAAATTATCCGAATTATATGATCAATGACATTCCCGGCTTCATCTGTAAAATTGTGAGGGGGATATTGTAATTTTTCTGATTTTTATCTGCAAGAGAAAAATTAAAGCTTTGTATTGAGGCTTGAGTAGACACAAATTCCCTGGGTTTTGGTGGTTACAATGTACAAAAATAACATGAATTATCTAATCAAGCCTCAATAAACGTACTTAGGGAATTCAAGTATTAAAAGCAAGTTGTTAAGCAAGAACAGCAATATTGTGGTGATGAGTTGCTTTTTCTAAAGTTTAAATTTTGCTACCTTCGGGTGGTTCAAACTTGTAACCATATCCCCGTACAGTTTTGATAAACTCTGGCAAACTAGAATCAACTTCCATTTTTTTCCGTAGCTGACCAATATGGACATCGACAACTCGTCCATCTCCTACGTAATCACAACCCCAAATTTTTTGGATCAGTTGGGGACGACTCCAAGCTTGACCTGGATGACTGGCTAAAAAATGTAAAATGTTAAACTCCAAAGCGGTTAAGGCTAAAGGTTTATCGTTTAGCGTTACCTCTCTACCTTCTGGGTTAATCGCTAACTGTTTAAAGATCAGGCGCTGTGATTGACTGGGATGGATATAACGAATGCGTCTTAAAAGTGCTTCTACTCGGACTTCTACTTCTGCTAAACTAAATGGTTTAGTCATGAAATCATCTGCACCTGCTGCCAGAACCCTAATTTTATCAGCTTCATCATTCCGGCTAGTGAGTATCAAAACTAAAACATTGGTACGACTTTGCATTTCTTGACAAAGTTTGTAACCATTAGCGTCTGGCAAATTCCAATCCAGAATTACTAAAGCGGGGTTGAATTGTTCAAATAAAGCCAGCGCAGTTTTACCATCTGCGGCTGATTCTATTTGATATTTCCGACTTAAAAACCTGTATACGAGATTTCGGACGCTGAAATCATCATCTACAATCAGAATTTTGGGAGTATTAGTGGAAAGCGTATCCATAAGGCAATGCAGTCTATGATTGGTTTGGCAATTTGCTGTAGCGATAGATGGGGGTTTAAGTGTTGTTTTTCAGAGTTCATTCGCTCCTAATGTAGCTTGAAGTGAAAAATCCTGTAATACTACCTGTATATCCTAAATTTTCCATAAAGTTCATCAAAACTTCAAACATGATAATGCTTAAAAGATGTATGCGTAATGTATGATTTAAGGATTTTTTGCCAAAGTTTAGGTATAAATTCGACAATCAACCCTGGAAAGTCATGTAATTTTTAAGCATCCCTAGAACTGCAAACAGCC contains the following coding sequences:
- a CDS encoding type II toxin-antitoxin system RelE/ParE family toxin, yielding MNIQPRELRNYLKVDGTNPFDNWFDSLRDRKVKSKIRARLDRVEDGNLGDCKSVGESVFELRIDYGPGYRIYFGQEGLKIILLLCGGDKSTQVQDIRKAKEYWEDYRSQNDV
- a CDS encoding DNA-binding protein — encoded protein: MSRSTSYHEKLIKDLQDPLEAAAYIEVVIEEGDPKMLNKALKNVIEAQGGIDRFSVEVQQSYEKFAQILSEKGEIEFYSLSTLLDALGLQLAVTVKSA
- the pdxA gene encoding 4-hydroxythreonine-4-phosphate dehydrogenase PdxA, with product MNPFKDKRPRLALTLGDPAGIGTEVILKALADPEVGKNCDLVVVSSGDLLLRTYKNLTASSVCLANPAELSVIDVPTTGEIIPGVGNAASGTASFAYMEYAISQTLAGEFDAIVTAPIAKSAWKSAGYNYPGQTELLAQKAGVERFGMLFVGRSPFTGWTIRALLATTHIPLRQVADTLTPQLLTQKLDLLVECLERDFGIKNGRIAIAGLNPHSGEMGQLGTEEIDWLIPWIESERCKRPNMQLEGPIPPDTMWVKPGIAWYGNAEIKNPADGYLALYHDQGLIPVKLMAFDRAVNTTIGLPFVRTSPDHGTAFDIAGKGIADATSMKEAINLAVELVNRRLAV
- a CDS encoding PetM family cytochrome b6-f complex subunit 7, which translates into the protein MGGEILNAALLSFGLIFVGWALGALLLKIQGAEE
- a CDS encoding response regulator transcription factor translates to MDTLSTNTPKILIVDDDFSVRNLVYRFLSRKYQIESAADGKTALALFEQFNPALVILDWNLPDANGYKLCQEMQSRTNVLVLILTSRNDEADKIRVLAAGADDFMTKPFSLAEVEVRVEALLRRIRYIHPSQSQRLIFKQLAINPEGREVTLNDKPLALTALEFNILHFLASHPGQAWSRPQLIQKIWGCDYVGDGRVVDVHIGQLRKKMEVDSSLPEFIKTVRGYGYKFEPPEGSKI